One Streptosporangium sp. NBC_01495 DNA window includes the following coding sequences:
- a CDS encoding NUDIX hydrolase, protein MRVNCVGAIVLDGSGRLLLVRRGRPPGAGLWSVPGGRVESGESDPEAVVREVLEETGLTVVPGRLAGTVDRPGPGGAVYEIRDYLAEVSGGTLAAGDDAADARWFTREELSRLPLTPGLLDALVEWAVIAPGVSAVGPP, encoded by the coding sequence GTGCGCGTAAATTGTGTCGGAGCGATCGTCCTTGACGGCTCGGGACGGTTGCTTCTGGTCCGCCGTGGCCGCCCGCCCGGTGCGGGCCTGTGGTCCGTCCCCGGGGGGCGGGTCGAATCCGGGGAGTCCGACCCCGAGGCGGTCGTCAGGGAGGTCCTCGAGGAGACCGGGCTGACGGTCGTCCCCGGGCGCCTGGCCGGGACCGTCGACCGCCCCGGTCCCGGCGGCGCCGTCTACGAGATCCGCGACTATCTCGCCGAGGTCTCCGGCGGCACGCTCGCCGCCGGGGACGACGCCGCGGACGCCCGCTGGTTCACCCGCGAGGAGCTTTCGCGACTCCCCCTCACCCCCGGCCTGCTGGACGCGCTGGTCGAGTGGGCGGTCATCGCGCCCGGGGTGAGCGCCGTGGGACCGCCGTGA
- a CDS encoding DUF6758 family protein produces the protein MKAAPTCPRCFGPLRPPSAWSSSWRCGPHGDVLPFQPPRPPSSAAVEAVIRDSRVPVWVPWPLPTGWLVTGFAEAGDERSGVRATVVAVSGPSLTQGPADLLIIAEEPGVGLGATFAGLEGTDPGTGFDKGPPHAKIEVRGHPCALWCVTAAPDRAVYAGEALGNWLWVVVWPAEAGYLITLAGLSLRDLRDRDQALDLPFGAFSPRLDVPAS, from the coding sequence GTGAAAGCCGCCCCTACGTGCCCACGGTGTTTCGGCCCGCTTCGTCCGCCGAGTGCTTGGTCAAGCTCCTGGAGATGCGGTCCGCACGGTGATGTCCTGCCGTTCCAGCCACCCAGACCTCCGTCCTCCGCCGCGGTGGAGGCCGTCATCCGAGATTCCCGCGTCCCCGTCTGGGTTCCCTGGCCGCTGCCCACGGGGTGGCTGGTCACGGGGTTCGCCGAGGCGGGCGACGAGCGCAGCGGCGTGCGGGCCACCGTGGTCGCGGTCTCCGGCCCCTCGCTGACCCAGGGCCCCGCCGACCTGCTGATCATCGCCGAGGAGCCCGGGGTAGGGCTCGGCGCGACGTTCGCGGGACTGGAGGGCACCGATCCCGGTACCGGGTTCGACAAGGGCCCGCCGCACGCCAAGATCGAGGTCAGGGGCCATCCGTGCGCCCTGTGGTGCGTCACCGCCGCCCCCGACCGGGCCGTCTACGCGGGTGAGGCGCTGGGAAACTGGCTCTGGGTGGTCGTGTGGCCAGCCGAGGCCGGTTACCTCATCACCCTGGCCGGGCTGTCGCTGCGCGACCTGCGCGACCGCGACCAGGCCCTCGACCTGCCCTTCGGGGCGTTCTCCCCGCGCCTGGACGTCCCGGCGTCCTGA
- a CDS encoding MBL fold metallo-hydrolase has translation MTARIERVVTEGVVDVDGVEHKVENNTWILGDDEDVIVIDAARDAERILEKVGEREVLAIICTHGLPDHVGAAIEVAARDEAVVALHPKDRPLWRLTWPDTWPDIDMEDEGLFEVGGVQLEVMSTPGISHGGVSLYCEALDAVFTGKTLQADGPGRIGGEYPALADQLTAIGGRLFTLPHRTRVLPAHGEETTIGDLEPQFDAWLSGSLTRDANAPAEEEGPLTDGTRAAGIRLNPRNDLL, from the coding sequence GTGACAGCGCGTATCGAGCGAGTGGTGACCGAGGGCGTCGTCGATGTCGACGGCGTCGAGCACAAGGTCGAGAACAACACGTGGATCCTGGGCGACGACGAGGATGTCATCGTCATCGACGCCGCGCGCGACGCGGAGAGGATCCTGGAGAAGGTCGGCGAGCGGGAGGTGCTGGCGATCATCTGCACCCACGGCCTGCCCGACCACGTGGGCGCGGCCATCGAGGTCGCGGCCAGAGACGAGGCGGTGGTCGCCCTCCACCCGAAGGACCGGCCACTGTGGCGGCTGACCTGGCCGGACACCTGGCCGGACATCGACATGGAGGACGAGGGCCTGTTCGAGGTCGGCGGCGTCCAGCTGGAGGTCATGTCCACCCCGGGCATCTCCCACGGCGGCGTCTCGCTGTACTGCGAGGCCCTGGACGCGGTCTTCACCGGCAAGACCCTCCAGGCCGACGGCCCCGGCAGGATCGGCGGTGAGTACCCCGCCCTGGCCGACCAGCTGACGGCCATCGGAGGGCGGCTGTTCACCCTGCCGCACCGCACCCGGGTGCTGCCCGCGCACGGAGAGGAGACGACCATCGGCGATCTGGAGCCCCAGTTCGACGCCTGGCTCTCCGGCTCGCTCACCCGCGACGCCAACGCGCCGGCGGAAGAGGAGGGTCCGCTGACCGACGGCACGCGTGCGGCGGGGATCCGGCTGAATCCCCGGAACGATCTGCTCTAG